One stretch of Juglans microcarpa x Juglans regia isolate MS1-56 chromosome 3D, Jm3101_v1.0, whole genome shotgun sequence DNA includes these proteins:
- the LOC121256248 gene encoding zinc finger protein CONSTANS-LIKE 9-like: MMEKICEFCTESRPVVYCNADAAHLCLSCDAKVHSANALSNRHLRSVLCDLCRYRPAYVRCTVHRMSMCCSCDQSLHDSSSQHQKQAVSSYTGCPSAKDFATLWGFQLNEEDNSTPRDQLVSISPSSGDSSVVNLDITRQPCSQFGGPSVSSRENCATLVSNVGPELGSTGQQSKVYKCQQQHTSYILQQILDLKRLQLTDGSDLSPLISGQEQMEINSSIEYLPVKFDRNLDQHLQHSRDLSTDQQRGSSLQDLNVPIKFSQQEHIPSSSNVGLPMQGESFWQCKSPVQSSQLWSQNMQDLGVCEELVCDDDFNIPDVDLTFQNFEELFAGYQDPTRALLDDKDFSCSSIEKDLSRNTSDNSHARAMEDGSVASSLYITRSPHMDNDIGPSNQLHRLPGSEDCPHPIRTSYSTLSFSISRFSADSYGTDCLDSGLSPYITGKPTGNSPELDGAHLKAREIAKKRYKEKKKSRMHEKQIRYPSRKARADIRKRVKGRFVKAESYDSDTVDVARSY, from the exons ATGATGGAGAAAATCTGTGAATTCTGCACAGAATCGAGGCCAGTCGTTTACTGTAACGCTGATGCAGCACATCTTTGCCTTTCCTGCGATGCCAAAGTTCATTCAGCCAATGCACTTTCCAACCGACATCTGCGAAGTGTCCTATGTGATTTGTGCAGATACCGCCCAGCTTATGTTCGGTGTACAGTACACAGAATGTCCATGTGCTGCAGCTGTGACCAAAGCCTGCATGATAGTTCTTCCCAGCATCAGAAACAGGCAGTCAGCAGTTACACGGGATGCCCTTCGGCTAAGGATTTTGCAACATTGTGGGGTTTTCAACTGAATGAAGAAGACAATAGTACTCCTCGAGATCAGCTTGTGTCCATTTCTCCTAGTTCTGGGGATTCCAGTGTTGTAAACTTGGACATTACAAGACAACCTTGCTCACAATTCGGTGGCCCTTCAGTGTCATCTAGAGAGAATTGTGCAACTCTAGTCTCCAATGTAGGACCAGAATTAGGATCTACCGGTCAACAAAGTAAG GTATATAAATGTCAACAGCAGCACACTAGCTATATTCTGCAACAGATTCTTGACCTGAAAAGGCTTCAGCTCACTGATGGTTCTGACCTTTCACCTTTGATATCTGGTCAAGAACAAATGGAAATAAATTCTTCAATAGAATATCTTCCAGTAAAGTTTGATAGAAATCTTGATCAGCATTTACAACATTCCCGGGATCTTAGTACCGATCAACAAAGGGGCAGTTCACTGCAGGACCTGAATGTTCCAATCAAATTTTCTCAACAGGAACATATACCTTCATCTTCAAATGTTGGGCTGCCTATGCAGGGAGAATCTTTCTGGCAATGCAAAAGTCCTGTTCAAAGTAGTCAG TTATGGTCTCAAAATATGCAAGACCTTGGGGTTTGTGAAGAACTTGTTTGTGACGATGATTTCAACATACCTGATGTTGATTTAACGTTCCAAAATTTCGAAGAACTATTTGCAGGTTATCAAGATCCAACCAGGGCTCTGCTTGATGATAAAGATTTTTCATGCTCTTCCATTGAAAAGGATTTGTCCCGTAATACATCAGATAATAGCCATGCAAGAGCTATGGAG GATGGCTCAGTGGCTTCTTCTCTTTATATCACCCGGTCACCTCACATGGACAATGACATAGGTCCTTCTAACCAACTTCACAGGCTTCCGGGAAGTGAAGATTGTCCCCATCCGATTCGAACATCTTATTCAACTTTGTCATTCTCTATTTCAAGGTTTAGTGCCGATAGCTATGGCACTGATTGTCTTGATAGCGGACTTTCTCCCTACATTACAGGAAAACCTACAGGCAATTCACCTGAGCTTGACGGTGCACATTTGAAGGCTAGAGAAATTGCCAAGAAGAGGtacaaggagaagaagaagtctCGAAT GCATGAAAAACAAATTCGATACCCATCTCGGAAAGCTAGAGCTGATATTCGGAAGCGGGTAAAAGGAAGATTTGTAAAGGCAGAGAGCTATGACTCTGATACAGTTGACGTGGCACGAAGCTATTAG
- the LOC121256219 gene encoding LOW QUALITY PROTEIN: zinc finger CCCH domain-containing protein 15-like (The sequence of the model RefSeq protein was modified relative to this genomic sequence to represent the inferred CDS: deleted 1 base in 1 codon): MQKDPSSAHGGPTATATTNISSPFKSLFHTDGDVYSSPYSSIFPTKASLSVNSYSDSGFSDSTSTVVSNHLCHSHTVQEHQEIVNRHSLCLTHLREANREAEALRLENTHLRAVNRELNKHLSLLIHASVRNQLGSSSTDYMASLEALDAFRGLSIGDEGSAWDDVADGSPTSVIENRRIQNVDVERFSLPKSISVRSNGYLKTATQANAAGGGRTRSSNRLRTTNPLNATQKVYVPGGKQEEEPLELEVYNQGMFKTELCNKWQDTGACPYGDNCQFAHGVEELRPVLRHPRYKTEVCRMVLAGVACPYGHRCHFRHALTEQERPYMDPAMLKAIKLDR; the protein is encoded by the exons ATGCAAAAGGACCCCTCCTCTGCCCATGGCGGACCTACCGCCACAGCTACAACCAATATATCCTCCCCATTCAAGTCTCTATTCCATACAGATGGCGATGTATACAGCTCCCCTTACTCCTCAATCTTCCCTACCAAAGCTTCCCTCTCCGTGAACTCCTACTCGGACTCAGGCTTCTCCGACTCAACCTCAACCGTCGTCTCCAATCACCTCTGCCACTCCCATACAGTACAGGAACACCAGGAGATCGTGAACCGCCATTCTCTCTGCCTCACTCACCTCCGCGAGGCCAACAGAGAAGCCGAGGCCCTACGCCTCGAAAACACGCACCTCCGTGCAGTGAACCGCGAGCTCAACAAGCACCTCAGCCTCCTCATCCACGCCTCGGTCCGGAACCAGCTCGGTTCTTCCTCCACCGACTACATGGCGTCGCTTGAGGCTCTGGACGCCTTTCGCGGTTTGAGTATCGGAGATGAGGGGAGTGCTTGGGATGACGTGGCGGATGGGAGCCCGACGAGCGTGATCGAGAACAGAAGGATCCAGAATGTTGACGTGGAGCGGTTCTCGTTGCCGAAAAGTATCTCTGTGCGGTCAAACGGTTACTTGAAGACGGCGACTCAGGCCAATGCCGCTGGTGGCGGTCGGACTCGGAGCTCGAATCGGCTTCGCACCACAAACCCGCTCAATGCTACG CAAAAGGTGTACGTGCCAGGAGGGAAGCAAGAAGAGGAGCCACTTGAACTAGAGGTGTACAACCAAGGCATGTTCAAGACGGAGCTGTGTAACAAATGGCAAGATACAGGTGCCTGCCCTTACGGAGACAACTGCCAGTTCGCCCACGGTGTTGAGGAGCTCCGCCCGGTCCTCCGTCACCCCCGCTACAAGACCGAGGTCTGCAGGATGGTCCTTGCTGGTGTTGCTTGCCCATACGGTCATAGATGCCACTTCCGTCATGCACTCACTGAGCAGGAGAGA CCATATATGGATCCGGCTATGCTCAAGGCAATAAAGCTTGATAGGTAA